Proteins from a single region of Micrococcales bacterium:
- a CDS encoding penicillin-binding transpeptidase domain-containing protein — translation MTRRRDNRFGSAKAQPRANRARGEKRGADAGASRPGGEPAKARPRGGEYAKAQPRGEKVRRGPASDAEYAKARPRGEKVRRGPASDAEYAKAQPRGEKMRRSPASDAEYAKARPRGGEYAKAQPRGNRARGERARRGPASRAEHVKGRPPKVGFGRRIVRAWTSVGDPGRRQYYVRVVVLLLLAVFATKLVQIQLVDAEAIAQEGLETRMRETTDPAKRGSIVSSDGTPLAVDVVRYEIQANPREIVDYQASEEDGGGTGAEAAAAALAGPLGLDQDDLAEQLGEKGQYVQLVKAASQEQWDQVRQLDIKGIYGVKFFQRQYPANALAGNVIGYPFSLETDQPGDSLHFTGLEETADQALAGQPGSKRLEEGPGGQVIPGGSEQIEPASDGCEITTTIDSDLQWKAEAAVNASREANQAISVMAVVEDLTTGEILVLAESGSVDPSNPGATDAAARGSRAVETVFEPGSTGKVVTMAMLLETGTATPDSQYSISYEWTIQGQTFHDSSPPAFTNLTLAGVLAKSSNVGTLMAAQGVPSETRYEYLKRFGFGERTGLGLSTEVAGYVPQPGTDSWDGRTRYTVLFGQGVSATAVQATEVFATLGNGGVAVPPHLVQGQTCPGQEFEPFDVGPSRVVVSPETARQVLDMLESAVNEGTGKKAQIADYRVAGKTGTAEWLTGDNTGAMKYVASFIGVAPAEAPRIAVGVFVVDPKGEYYGGEVAAPVFAAIAEQALQRLGVPPSIEPAPTLPLTW, via the coding sequence GTGACCCGCCGGCGGGACAACCGCTTCGGTTCTGCCAAGGCTCAACCTCGCGCAAATAGGGCGCGAGGGGAAAAGCGTGGGGCCGATGCCGGCGCGAGCAGGCCGGGCGGCGAGCCTGCCAAAGCTCGACCTCGCGGGGGGGAGTATGCAAAGGCCCAACCTCGCGGGGAAAAGGTGAGGCGGGGCCCGGCATCGGACGCGGAGTATGCCAAAGCTCGACCTCGCGGGGAAAAGGTGAGGCGGGGCCCGGCATCGGACGCGGAGTATGCCAAAGCTCAACCTCGCGGGGAAAAGATGAGGCGGAGCCCGGCATCGGACGCGGAGTATGCCAAGGCTCGACCTCGCGGGGGGGAGTATGCCAAAGCTCAACCTCGCGGAAATAGGGCGCGCGGGGAAAGGGCGAGGCGGGGCCCGGCATCGCGCGCGGAGCATGTCAAAGGCCGGCCGCCAAAGGTCGGATTTGGCCGGCGCATTGTTCGCGCTTGGACATCGGTAGGCGACCCGGGCCGGCGGCAGTACTACGTCCGGGTGGTGGTGCTTTTGCTGCTGGCGGTCTTTGCCACCAAACTGGTCCAAATCCAGCTAGTTGACGCCGAGGCGATTGCCCAAGAAGGCCTAGAAACCCGCATGCGGGAGACGACCGATCCGGCCAAGCGTGGCTCAATTGTGTCATCGGACGGTACACCATTGGCAGTTGACGTGGTCCGTTACGAGATCCAGGCCAACCCGCGCGAGATAGTTGACTACCAGGCCAGCGAAGAAGATGGCGGTGGCACCGGAGCTGAAGCGGCAGCGGCGGCCCTGGCCGGGCCACTGGGATTGGACCAAGATGATCTGGCAGAGCAGCTAGGCGAAAAGGGCCAGTACGTCCAACTAGTCAAAGCCGCCAGCCAGGAGCAGTGGGATCAGGTCAGGCAACTGGACATCAAGGGCATTTATGGGGTCAAGTTCTTCCAGCGCCAATACCCAGCCAACGCGCTGGCCGGCAACGTTATTGGTTATCCCTTTTCCTTAGAAACAGACCAGCCCGGCGACTCACTTCACTTCACCGGTCTTGAAGAAACCGCCGATCAGGCCCTGGCCGGCCAGCCCGGTTCGAAACGGCTCGAAGAAGGTCCGGGCGGCCAGGTCATCCCCGGTGGTAGCGAACAAATCGAACCGGCTTCCGACGGCTGCGAGATCACCACCACAATCGACTCTGATCTGCAATGGAAGGCAGAGGCCGCCGTCAACGCCAGCCGGGAGGCCAACCAGGCCATCTCCGTGATGGCCGTGGTCGAGGACCTGACCACAGGCGAGATTCTGGTTTTGGCCGAGTCCGGTTCTGTCGACCCGTCAAATCCAGGGGCAACCGACGCGGCCGCTCGTGGCTCACGTGCGGTCGAGACCGTCTTTGAACCAGGATCGACCGGCAAGGTTGTAACCATGGCCATGCTGTTGGAAACCGGCACCGCCACCCCCGATTCGCAGTACTCGATCTCATATGAATGGACCATTCAAGGGCAAACCTTTCACGACTCCAGCCCACCGGCCTTCACCAATTTGACCTTGGCCGGGGTGCTGGCCAAGTCCTCCAACGTCGGCACTTTGATGGCGGCCCAGGGTGTGCCAAGCGAAACCCGCTACGAGTACCTAAAACGGTTTGGCTTTGGCGAAAGAACCGGACTAGGCCTGAGCACTGAAGTGGCCGGCTATGTGCCGCAGCCAGGCACCGACAGCTGGGACGGACGCACCCGCTACACCGTTCTGTTTGGCCAAGGTGTCAGCGCCACCGCCGTACAAGCCACCGAAGTCTTCGCAACTTTGGGCAACGGCGGCGTGGCCGTACCGCCCCACTTGGTCCAGGGCCAAACCTGTCCCGGCCAAGAGTTCGAACCGTTTGACGTTGGCCCAAGCCGCGTGGTGGTCTCGCCTGAGACAGCCCGGCAGGTATTAGACATGCTCGAATCCGCCGTCAATGAGGGCACCGGCAAGAAAGCCCAGATCGCCGACTACCGTGTGGCCGGCAAGACCGGTACGGCCGAGTGGCTGACCGGCGACAACACCGGTGCGATGAAGTACGTGGCATCATTTATTGGTGTGGCGCCAGCCGAGGCGCCGCGCATTGCGGTTGGCGTTTTCGTGGTCGATCCCAAGGGCGAGTATTACGGTGGCGAGGTGGCGGCCCCGGTTTTCGCGGCCATAGCCGAGCAGGCGCTGCAACGCCTGGGCGTGCCGCCTTCGATCGAACCAGCACCGACCCTGCCTTTGACCTGGTAG
- a CDS encoding UDP-N-acetylmuramoyl-L-alanyl-D-glutamate--2,6-diaminopimelate ligase: MSLRPQRGFGHSLDAVAKALGSARVVGQATVSGLTLASDEVEPGDLFVALPGARTHGGLFAFEAVGLGAAAVLVDDAGAHLVDAGVPLVVAEDLRPRLGDLAAWFYDHPGRSLKTIGVTGTNGKTTVTHMLAAALGGLGAVLGTVGARIGHQELPQERTTMEAPALQAALATMVERGIETCVMEVSSHAISAHRVDGLVFDLVAFTNLSRDHLDFHGSMESYFAAKAALFEPKHAKAAIIDVDSEWGQRLAQLATIPVQTLARRALGDTAGGGPAWRFGTAKVLADGSRLYLQADGIELEAGVPMPGEFDVANAAMALALAIQTGAEPAAAAAGLAAMDPVPGRMEVVPRPVDGPSVVIDYAHAPEAIAQCLAALRPHVTGRLIAVLGAGGGRDLGKRELMGVAAAEAADLVVISDDNPRSEEPAVIRAQVLAGARAAAGAEAKDRVIEIPGRAEAICYAIEQAQAGDLVALLGKGHEQTIEVAGEFLPHSDKAVALQALALNRGEA; this comes from the coding sequence ATGAGCCTGCGTCCGCAGCGGGGGTTTGGCCACAGCCTGGATGCAGTGGCCAAAGCGCTTGGGTCTGCCCGGGTGGTGGGCCAGGCCACGGTTTCAGGCCTGACCTTGGCCAGCGATGAAGTTGAGCCAGGCGATCTGTTTGTGGCCCTGCCCGGAGCTCGCACCCATGGCGGGCTATTCGCCTTCGAAGCGGTTGGCTTGGGGGCGGCAGCGGTATTGGTGGACGATGCCGGCGCGCACCTAGTTGACGCCGGCGTGCCTTTGGTGGTGGCGGAGGATTTGCGCCCTCGCCTCGGTGACCTGGCGGCCTGGTTTTATGACCATCCCGGCCGGTCACTAAAGACAATTGGCGTGACGGGCACCAACGGCAAAACCACTGTCACCCACATGCTGGCGGCGGCGCTGGGCGGCCTTGGGGCGGTGCTTGGCACCGTCGGGGCGCGGATCGGTCACCAAGAACTGCCGCAAGAGCGCACCACCATGGAAGCGCCGGCCTTACAGGCCGCTTTGGCGACCATGGTTGAACGTGGTATCGAGACTTGTGTGATGGAGGTGTCATCCCACGCCATTTCGGCCCATCGGGTTGACGGCCTGGTCTTTGATCTGGTCGCCTTCACCAACCTCTCCCGCGACCACCTTGACTTTCACGGCTCAATGGAGTCCTATTTTGCGGCCAAGGCCGCCCTGTTTGAGCCCAAGCACGCCAAAGCAGCCATAATCGATGTTGACTCCGAGTGGGGCCAGCGCCTGGCCCAGTTGGCCACCATCCCGGTCCAAACCCTAGCCAGAAGGGCCCTTGGCGACACCGCCGGTGGCGGCCCGGCCTGGCGTTTTGGCACCGCCAAGGTCTTGGCGGATGGTTCTCGGTTGTATCTCCAGGCTGACGGTATCGAGCTGGAAGCCGGCGTGCCCATGCCGGGCGAATTTGATGTCGCCAACGCCGCCATGGCCTTGGCCCTAGCCATCCAGACCGGAGCTGAGCCGGCGGCAGCAGCGGCCGGCCTGGCCGCCATGGATCCAGTGCCGGGTCGAATGGAAGTTGTGCCGCGACCGGTTGACGGTCCAAGTGTTGTCATCGACTACGCCCACGCCCCTGAGGCCATTGCCCAGTGCCTAGCCGCCTTGCGCCCACATGTGACGGGCCGCTTGATCGCAGTGTTGGGCGCCGGAGGTGGCCGTGACCTGGGCAAACGCGAGTTGATGGGGGTGGCGGCGGCCGAAGCGGCCGATCTGGTGGTCATCAGCGATGACAACCCGCGCTCCGAAGAGCCGGCGGTAATCCGAGCCCAGGTTTTGGCCGGGGCGCGGGCGGCAGCCGGGGCCGAGGCCAAAGATCGGGTGATAGAGATCCCGGGCCGGGCCGAGGCCATCTGCTACGCCATTGAGCAGGCCCAAGCCGGTGACCTGGTGGCACTGCTGGGCAAAGGCCACGAACAAACCATCGAAGTGGCCGGTGAGTTCTTGCCGC
- a CDS encoding DUF3040 domain-containing protein gives MPLSEYEQRVLDQLEEQLTSQDPRLGSKMSASSSARSGRVALGLAGVLAGLATLVVGMVVGLLWVSMAGFVIMFAGAYWALSRPKVAKGVKSSGTASGKSRPRRSKLSERFEKRWEDRGRE, from the coding sequence ATGCCCCTTTCCGAGTACGAACAACGTGTGCTTGACCAGCTCGAGGAACAGTTGACGTCGCAAGACCCGCGTCTAGGATCGAAAATGTCTGCCTCTTCGTCCGCTCGCAGTGGTCGGGTGGCCCTGGGACTGGCTGGTGTACTGGCCGGGCTGGCCACTTTGGTTGTGGGCATGGTCGTCGGCCTGCTGTGGGTTTCGATGGCCGGATTTGTCATTATGTTTGCCGGCGCCTATTGGGCTTTGTCGCGGCCAAAGGTCGCCAAAGGCGTCAAGTCCAGCGGCACGGCTAGCGGAAAGTCGCGCCCCCGTCGCTCGAAGTTGTCAGAGCGTTTCGAAAAGCGCTGGGAGGACCGCGGCCGCGAGTAG
- the rsmH gene encoding 16S rRNA (cytosine(1402)-N(4))-methyltransferase RsmH, with protein MGQVGASHMPVALDRLLELVGPALEREGATYVDATVGMGGHAEAVARHFGEVRIIALDRDPQAVDQASARLAQFGQRARVVRANFDHIDQVCAEQGVDAIDAALFDLGVSSFQLDNDHRGFAYSRPTRLDMRMDQTEGQTAAQVLATYSRGELIRVLRDYGQERFAGAIATAIVHARQDKPIEHSDQLVDLIRSAIPAPARRQGGHPAKRVFQALRVEVNGELEAIEKALPTAIDLLRVGGRLVVMSYQSLEDQAVKRILKSGLTDRAPAGLPIVPDLAKPYLRALTRGAELVTAAELAANSRSAPLRLRSVEKIREAA; from the coding sequence ATGGGCCAGGTTGGCGCCTCACATATGCCCGTGGCGCTGGACCGACTACTCGAACTAGTAGGACCCGCTCTTGAACGTGAAGGTGCCACCTATGTCGACGCAACTGTTGGGATGGGCGGCCACGCCGAGGCTGTGGCCAGGCATTTCGGTGAAGTCAGGATCATTGCGTTAGACCGAGACCCGCAGGCAGTCGACCAGGCCAGTGCCCGGTTGGCGCAGTTTGGTCAGCGAGCCAGGGTGGTGCGGGCGAATTTTGACCACATCGATCAAGTCTGCGCTGAACAGGGTGTCGACGCCATTGACGCCGCCTTATTTGACCTCGGTGTCAGTTCTTTCCAGCTTGACAATGACCATCGCGGCTTCGCCTACTCGCGCCCAACTCGACTTGATATGCGGATGGATCAAACAGAAGGCCAAACTGCGGCCCAGGTGCTGGCCACGTACTCGAGAGGTGAGCTGATCCGAGTCTTGCGGGACTACGGGCAGGAACGCTTTGCCGGTGCCATTGCGACCGCGATTGTCCATGCTCGTCAGGACAAGCCGATTGAACATTCCGACCAGCTGGTTGATCTGATCCGCTCAGCCATTCCGGCACCGGCCCGTCGACAGGGTGGCCACCCGGCCAAGAGGGTCTTTCAGGCGCTAAGGGTCGAGGTCAACGGTGAGCTCGAGGCCATCGAAAAGGCCCTGCCAACGGCTATTGATCTGCTGCGAGTTGGCGGACGCCTAGTGGTAATGAGCTACCAATCGCTGGAGGACCAAGCGGTAAAGCGAATCCTCAAATCCGGCTTGACTGACCGGGCCCCAGCCGGTCTGCCAATAGTGCCAGATCTGGCCAAGCCCTATTTGCGGGCTCTGACCAGGGGCGCAGAACTGGTTACAGCTGCCGAACTGGCAGCTAACTCGCGTTCAGCGCCGCTGCGGCTGCGGTCGGTTGAGAAGATCCGGGAGGCGGCATGA
- a CDS encoding cell division/cell wall cluster transcriptional repressor MraZ, translating to MAFLGKLQVKLDEKGRLFLPAKARAPLAEGAYLTGGQDHCLYLFGQDQFDQFCDDIREQTLEDMTPTDFDRVLFFTLTNPKLDKQGRLTIPQDLRKFAGLDREALVIGMPGRLELWDLENWQNYSSTFFELFASAKSRRG from the coding sequence ATGGCGTTTTTGGGCAAGCTCCAGGTCAAGCTTGACGAAAAAGGCCGGTTGTTCCTGCCTGCCAAAGCTCGTGCCCCGCTGGCCGAGGGCGCCTATCTGACCGGCGGGCAGGACCACTGTCTTTACCTGTTTGGCCAGGACCAATTCGACCAGTTCTGCGATGACATTCGCGAGCAGACGCTGGAGGATATGACACCCACGGACTTTGACCGGGTGCTTTTCTTCACGCTGACAAACCCGAAATTGGACAAGCAGGGTCGCCTTACCATCCCCCAAGACCTACGCAAATTCGCCGGCCTAGACCGGGAGGCGTTGGTCATTGGAATGCCAGGTCGGCTGGAGCTTTGGGATCTGGAGAATTGGCAGAACTACTCTTCGACCTTCTTCGAGCTGTTTGCCTCGGCCAAATCCCGCCGAGGCTGA